Genomic segment of Octadecabacter arcticus 238:
GAGGAATAAAGCCCCTCCCGCCGTAGAATGGCGGAAACCCCGCCAGTGTCTGCCACTTGGTCCGTCTCATCCAGAATGCGCAGTTTGTATTTGGCTGTGAAGTTGCGTCGCTTCGGGATGCTCGTCAGTTCCGCTGTGGGAGCCAACGGCGCATTAACAACGCGGGGAGGCGACGTTGGGGCCAAAACGGCTCCAGATCCAGCATCTGGCGAAAGTGGTGATTGTGAAGGCATAACCATGGGTTCGTTCTCCTACGCCCTCAAGTGTAAACTTTAGCCAGTCAATTGTCTCACGCTTATTGGCACGGAGGGACACGCCGCCACCGTATTCCGTTGATGTGGAGCGTTTTGGGGCGTGCAGGGAACAGCGATACTGCTCAGCGCATTGCCTTGATGAAACGTTATCTGTCGGTGTTTGAGGTCTCCACCATCAAGTTCTTGTTAGCGGACCGGGAATTCATTGCGGTGTTTGTCAAAGGTGTTGTCCGCCGATTTCATGCAGCGTCTCTGATTTCAGAGGCGCTGATTTCGTTTTCTGGGTTCAGCCAGACGGGTCCTGCTGGTTGCCAGTTTCGGGTTTTTCCTGACCAGCGTTGCGGGTTTTGCGCGCGAGCAGTGGCATAGAGATTGGCACGATTTGTGAGCGTTGCACGATCATGACCTGCGTGGCGCGCATTCGGCGTGACGAAGCGGATGGCGCTGTGCAGGTGTTCACTATTGTACCAACCAGCGAAGGTTTGGACCCAGGTTTGAGCATCCGCCTTGGTGGCAAAGCCCTTGGTCGGCCAGTCCGGGCGGTATTTGCAGGTTCGGAACAACGCCTCTGAGAAAGGGTTGTCGTTGCTTACGCGAGGGCGACTGTAGGAGGCCGTGATCCCTAGTTTTTCCATCGTCACCTTCATCGTGGCGCCCTTCATAGGACTGCCGTTGTCAGCGTGCAGAACCAAGGGGCGCATCTGACAGCCCTCCGCTAGCACTGCTTGCCGGATCAGAATGGCAGCCAGATCCGCACTTTCACGCTCATGGATGTACAGCCCACGATCTTCCGGCTGAAGATGTCCACGATCAGATACAGATAGAAGAACATGCCTGCGACAGGTCCCGGCATCCAGGTAATGTCCCAGGTCCAGACCTCACAGGGCGCACTGGCCTGATAGCTTGTGGGCTTCTTACGCTTGACTGGGGACTTGGCTCGACCCCGGTGATGCTGCAATCCATTGGCGCGCAGAATGCGGTAGAAACTCGTTTCCGAGGCTAGATACTGCCCCCGATCTGCTAGCTTTGGCACAATCTGACTTGGGGGAAGGCTAGAGAACTCCTTTGAATTACAGACATCTAGAACAGCCGCGCGTTCTGCCGTACTCAACGCGTTTGCTGGTTCCGCACGCGGCACGAGGGGGCGCTTATCAGGGCGAACCTCGCCGTCTTTTGTCCAGCGCCGCAGAGTGCGTTCGCTGATTTCCAACTCGGAACAGGCTTTGGCGCGCCGCGCTCCTGCGGTGACGGCCTCATTGATCAGAGCAACTGCGGTTTGGCGATCTGGGGTGCTGATCATGCGTCCTCTTCGTCCCCCCAGATCGCTGAGGCCTTTTTTCGCAGAACAAGCAGTGCTGCAGTTTCGGCCAGTGCGCGATCCTTGCGAGCAAGCTCGCGTTCCAAATCTTTCATCCGTTTCTTGTCTTCCTTGGTCGCACGCACAAGACGTGCTGCACTCGTGCGGTCCCAGTCGTTGGCCTGCTCGCAAGCAACTCGCCACATGGCAATCTGCGCCGGGTAAAGGCCGCGTTTGCGGCAGTATTCGGCTAGGTCAGCCTCGTTCAGAGCAGCAGTTTCCAACACCGCCGCAAACTTGTCACGTGAAGACCAGCCCTCAGGGCTCGCATCAGCGTCAGGCAAAAGCTGCCCCTTGTTGCGCGCCTCAGCACGCCAGGAGAAAAGCGTCGCTTCCGAAATGCCTTCCTCATGCGAAAGCTGCCGAATGGCCACGTTGTTCGGCGGAAGCATCCGTTTCAGCACAGCTGCTTTTCGTTCCAGTGAATATCCCATGTCATTGTCCTAATCCGCCCACCTGAAAATTAGAGAAAAATAGAACAGCGGACAACATCCCTGACACACTGGGTCAATCTTGAAGACACACGACTGACCATCTCCAAAAAACTTGAGCTTCTTTTAGGTCTCGTTGCGCTCGCGGTTGCATGGGCATCTAAAACCGCCACAAAGCTTATTGGAGGCGGGAAAATGAAGCGGAAAAAACACGGATATTTTGCAAAGTCATTCTTTCGAATTGGCTTCGATCAGCTCCGTAAACTGCTCAGGTCAGACCCAAACGCCGCTGTCTCACCGTGGATATTAATTCCACCCATAATCACAAGAGTCGTGTAGTATGGGAGAAAGGACGGAATTTGGGCGCGTTACATCGCAAATTGCAGCGACCCCAGTGCTGCCGGTGCATCAGAACGCGCCTTGAACACCACCTTGTTGCGATCACCGCTTTTGGCGGCATAAAGCGCTTTGTCAGCATCATCGAGAATGAGATCGATGTCGCTTTGATCCAGCATCCAGATCGCCCCGATGCTGATAGACGCTTTCACTGTCCGTCCAGCATGTTCGACCCCGGTTTCGGCGACCAAGAAGCGGCACCGCTGGGCGATGCGTTTAGCCTCGTATCTGTCGATATTGCGAGAACAATTGCAAAGTCGCCATCACAGAGCCGCGAACCATCTTTACCAGACGCAAGAATTACTGACGCACGGTTTGTATTTTTTAGGGATCGCGCTTGGCGTGCGCGCCTACAAGAACACCCGTTCGACCACCCAATAGGCACCGACCAATGCGATCAGAATGCTGGCAGGCATGGCGACCATGTGCTGGTAGGTTTCATAGCGTTCAATCGCGCAAGACGCAGCACACAGGCCCGCCATGATCGCGACCATAAACAACAGCGGTAAAAACGCGGCCACTGCGTCCGGTCCAAGCGCTGAAATCGGGATCAGCAGCAACGGTACGACGACGACGGCGACGACTAAGTAACCCACAGCAAGTCCCATGTTGGCCTTGCCATCCTCCGAAGACCGGATCGCCAGAATCGCGATAATAAAGGCCACAGCGATGACGGCCAATTGTCCAATCTCAACACCGACGTTGAACCCCAACAGCGCAGGCACAAAGGCGCTTTCGGGGATGCCGTATTGGCCAAGCACGCTGGCGAAACCCAAACCATGCAAAAGGCCAAAGCAGAAAATCACTGCGGGCCGCCACGGGTTCAGACCCCGACTAAAGATGTTCTCGACAGCGACATACACGATAGATGCGGCGATGATCGGTTCAACGATGGATGCAGGAACAGTGACATATCCCAATGCGGCCAGTGCCAAGGTAATCGTATGCGCCAGCGTGAACGCCGACACTTGCAACAACAACGGCCGCATTCTGGCGGCCAACAGGAACAGGCCCAGAACGAACAGGATGTGATCAAGGCCAAGCGGAATGATATGTTCAACGCCAACCGGAATGTAGCGCAAGAACCCGTCCAGACCTGTCATCTCTGTGCCGCCACCAAGGGCGACCGGATCAGTCAGACCACCACCGGACAGATAGCCATCCCAGCCGCCCTCCACGCCCATTTGACGCAACACCAGCACGCCGTATTCAGCCGGCCAGCCAATTTGAACCGACTGCGCGGTATCGGGCGCGACCCCGACGAACGTCAATGTGGACTGACGTACAACCTCAACATCACCGACCTGCGGCACATCAATGCCGGTGAATTCAAGGGCTACACGTTCACCGTCAACAATCACGTCAATCGCACGGGCCATGTCGGGCCAATACCCGTCGAATCGTGCCGCGAATGCGTCAGGGTCCATGGCGCGCAGAGCGTCGTAAATTTCGGCCTCGGGTGCGGCTTCGGTGTCTTCCAGCCCGTCCAGATCAATGCCCGCAACGATGCTCTCAAAGTTTCCTTCAAGACTGAAAGTGATTTGGCCGTCAACAAGTTCCATATCGCCGATCGTTGGCAAGACTTCGTGCGCTGCTGCCAATGACGCGCACGTGATCCAGACCAGCGCTGCCATTGACACCGCCCGCCCAAATGTCACCTTAGCGTTAACCCAAATGGAGTTTCCCATGCGCATCCTTGCCATTGCTTTCGCCCTTACTGCTGCCCTGCCCGTCGTACCATCGCAGGTTTTGGCCCACGAATTCTGGATCGAACCGCTTTCCTATCAAGTTCAACTCGACGATATGATTAGCGGTGAGCTGACCAATGGGCAAGAGTTTGCGGGGGCACAACTGGCTTATTTGCCGCAACGATTTGAACGCTTTACGGTGGCGGCAGGCATGCGGCAGGGGAACGTCGAAAACCGCCTTGGTGCGCGGCCTGCGCTGGATATCGCACCCTTGTCCGAAGGGTTGCACGTCATCAGTTATCAATCAACACTGTCGACATTGACCTACACCGAATGGGCAAAGTTTCTGGGATTCTCCGAACATAAAGACTTTGCCGACATTGAGGCGATCCACGACGCGCGCGGCCTGCCCCGCGAAGGTTTCGTCGAAGGCTATTGGCGGTTCTCAAAAACGCTTGTCGGTGTTGGCAACAGTATCGGCAGGGATTTTCAAACAGGTCTGGATATTGAATTCG
This window contains:
- a CDS encoding diguanylate cyclase domain-containing protein, which produces MDRYEAKRIAQRCRFLVAETGVEHAGRTVKASISIGAIWMLDQSDIDLILDDADKALYAAKSGDRNKVVFKARSDAPAALGSLQFAM
- a CDS encoding HupE/UreJ family protein, whose product is MARMRMGNSIWVNAKVTFGRAVSMAALVWITCASLAAAHEVLPTIGDMELVDGQITFSLEGNFESIVAGIDLDGLEDTEAAPEAEIYDALRAMDPDAFAARFDGYWPDMARAIDVIVDGERVALEFTGIDVPQVGDVEVVRQSTLTFVGVAPDTAQSVQIGWPAEYGVLVLRQMGVEGGWDGYLSGGGLTDPVALGGGTEMTGLDGFLRYIPVGVEHIIPLGLDHILFVLGLFLLAARMRPLLLQVSAFTLAHTITLALAALGYVTVPASIVEPIIAASIVYVAVENIFSRGLNPWRPAVIFCFGLLHGLGFASVLGQYGIPESAFVPALLGFNVGVEIGQLAVIAVAFIIAILAIRSSEDGKANMGLAVGYLVVAVVVVPLLLIPISALGPDAVAAFLPLLFMVAIMAGLCAASCAIERYETYQHMVAMPASILIALVGAYWVVERVFL
- a CDS encoding DUF4198 domain-containing protein — encoded protein: MRILAIAFALTAALPVVPSQVLAHEFWIEPLSYQVQLDDMISGELTNGQEFAGAQLAYLPQRFERFTVAAGMRQGNVENRLGARPALDIAPLSEGLHVISYQSTLSTLTYTEWAKFLGFSEHKDFADIEAIHDARGLPREGFVEGYWRFSKTLVGVGNSIGRDFQTGLDIEFVALDNPYTDDLSNGLRVQLYYLDDVRGDAQVELFEKAPDGTVEITLHRTDAEGISTLPVKAGYSYLVDAVVLREPSAELAVEADIEWETLWAALTFGVPE